GCTGTACTGGAACTGACCATCTCTAAATATTTGTATGAAAAATACCCGATGATGAGCGAGGGAGAACTGACCAAATTAAGGGCAGCTATAGTATGTGAGCCTTCGCTTGTTGCTTTTGCCAATAGACTTTCCTACGGGGAATATGTATTACTCGGAAAAGGGGAGGAAATGACAGGCGGAAGGGAACGGCCTGCAATGCTAGCGGATGTTTTCGAAGCGTATATCGGGGCGTTATACCTTGACCAGGGATTGGAGTCGGTTGTGAAGTTTTTGAACAATGTTGTGTTTCCGAAGATAGACGAGGGTGCTTTTTCTCATGTGATGGATTATAAAAGCCAGCTTCAAGAGCTGATTCAGCGTGATGCTATCGGTGTCCTGCAATATAAAATCCTGCAGGAGAAAGGGCCGGCCCATAACCGGGAGTTTGTTTCCACCGTCTCTTTGAACGGGGAGGAACTGGGTTCTGGTATTGGAAAGTCCAAGAAAGAAGCGGAGCAGCATGCAGCCGAGCATGCATTGATCGTTTTAAAAGAAAAAAAATCAACAAGATAGTTGAACAGTAGAGGAGGAAAGGTCATGTTCCTCAAACGCTTGGACGTTGTAGGATTTAAATCTTTCGCAGAAAAGATATCGATTGATTTCGTACCTGGTGTCACGGCAGTGGTTGGACCGAACGGAAGCGGTAAAAGTAATGTGACCGATGCAGTCCGATGGGTACTTGGAGAGCAGTCTGCGAAATCGCTTCGTGGCGCAAAAATGGAAGATATCATTTTTTCGGGAAGTGACACAAGGAAAGCGTTGAATTTTGCAGAAGTATCCTTGACCCTTGATAACGAGACCAATTCCCTGCCGATAGACTTTCATGAAGTCAGTGTGACAAGGCGGGTATATCGATCGGGAGAAAGTGAATTTTTCATAAATAATCAAGGATGCCGCTTGAAAGATATCATAGATTTGTTCATGGATTCCGGCCTTGGCCGTGAAGCATTTTCGATCATCAGCCAAGGAAAAGTCGAAGAAATCCTAAGCAGCAAGGCAGAAGAAAGACGGGTCATCTTTGAAGAAGCAGCCGGTGTCCTCAAATATAAAACAAGAAAACGAAAAGCGGAATCGAAGCTGACGGAAACACAAGATAACTTGAATCGCGTCCATGATATCCTCCATGAATTGGAGGGACAGGTTGAACCGTTAAAAATCCAATCCTCCCTTGCCAAGGAATTTTTGGAGAAAAAAGACGAGCTTGAACAAATCGAAGTTGCTTTGACCGTGTTTGAAATCGAAGAACTTTATGGGAAATGGGAAAAGCTGTCTCATGATTTAGAAAAGCATAACGAAATGGAGCAGCAAATGGCAGGGCAGCTTCATGATCGGGAAGCGCATCTCAAAAAGCTTCGGGATAATCTGGCCACGCTCGAGATTTCGATCAATGAGCTGCAGGAAATTCTCCTGAATGCCAGTGAGGAACTTGAAAAGCTTGAAGGCCGTAAAGAAGTATTGAAGGAACGGAAAAAGAATGCTGCCCAAAACAAGTCACAGCTTGAAAAAGCGATCGTGGAAGGGGAGACTATTGTCGAGCGTCTCTCTGTCCAGCAGCAAAGCGAAATGGAAATCCTCCATTCGTTGAATTCTGAAGTGAAGGGCATCCAGGAAATCTTACATGAAAAACAAAAGAGCCTGGGGCTCTTCAATAGCGATATCGAAGCCATGATTGAAGCGAAAAAAAGTGATTATATTGAGTGGCTGAACAAGCAGGCAACGGCAAAAAACGAAAAACAGTATTTGCTTCAGCAGCTCACACAGCAGGAGCATAAAAACGCAAAACTGGATATGGAAAATGAAAAGTTCCTAACTGAAAGAATGGATATCACCGCAAAAAAAATGGAATATTCCGCTCGGATGGACGATGTGACCAAGCAGCTTGAAGAGCATATCTCGGTTTTCAGAAATCAGCAGAACAAATTGGATGCGGCAAAAGATATGTATCAAAAGCAAGAAACCACTCTTTATAAAGCCTATCAATTCCTTCAACAGGCAAAGTCTCGTAAGGAGCTTCTTGAAGAAATGGAAGAAGACTATGCAGGCTTTTTCCAAGGTGTTAAAGAGGTTTTAAAAGCGAAAGAAACGCTTAAAGGCATTGAGGGCGCAGTCGCAGAATTGATTAAGGTTCCAAAGGAATATGAAACCGCCATCGAGACGGCCCTGGGCGGAGCGATGCAGCATGTGGTCGTCGAACGCGAAGAGCATGCACGCGTTGCGATCTCCTTCTTGAAGAAAAATAGGTTTGGACGTGCGACGTTCTTGCCGTTATCTGTCATTAAGGCAAGGGAGATTCCATCAAGTCAATTATCGATGCTGAAAAGCCATGCAGCATTTGTCGGGACAGGCTCCTCATTGATCCAATATGAAGCTAGGCATGCAGCGATTGCAGAGAACCTGTTAGGAACGGTCATCATCACCACTGATTTAAAGGGAGCGAACGATCTGGCAAAAATGATGCAGCATCGCTTTCGCTTCGTAACGCTTGAAGGCGATATCGTCAATCCAGGCGGTTCGATGACTGGTGGGGCGTTAAAGCAAAAGACGACATCGTTGCTTTCGAGGAAAACCGAATTGGAAGAACTCCACCAAAAACTTTCCGCAATGGAAGCAAAAACGAATCAGCTGGAAAAGCAGGTCAAACAGCTTAAAGTGGATGTCGGTGTTCAAGAGCAAACGCTTGAACAAACGAGGAAAACGGGGGAGAATCTTCGATTACAGGAGCAAACCTTGAAGGGTGAGTTGCGTGAAGTAGAATTGCAGGAAAGAAACGTGAACGATCGGCTTCACCTTTATGACTTGGATAAAAACTCCTATATGGAAGAACAACAGCAAAAAACGGCAAGATTAGAAGAGTTGGAAGAGCTTTTGACGTCGTGCAAAACGGAAATCGAAGCGCTTGATCGGCTGATTTTGGACATGACAGAACAAAAGCAATCTCAGCAATCCTCTAAAGAAAGCCTTGCTGAAGAAACGAATGAATTAAAGGTAACATTGGCCTCAATGCGCGTACAGCTGCAAAACCAAAAAGAGAAGATGGAACGCATTGATTCCGACCTTGAAAAGGAAACAAGCAGGCTTGCCGAGAATAAGGATGACCTGGGGCTTCTGACAAATGAAATGACGGATAGCTCAAGCGGTGAAGAGACGCTTGAAGATATGGCTCAGCAGAAATTGCACGATAAAAATGAGGCCATTGATGGAATTGCCATCAATAAACAAGAAAAAAATGAGCTTCTGTCACAAATTGAAACGCTTGAATTGACCTTGAAAGAAGAAAATAGGGTTTATAAAGGCGTTATTGAAGTAATAAAGGATGAAGAAGTGAAATTGACCCGACTGGATATGGAACTCGAAAACCGTCTCGACCATTTAAGGGAAGAGTATACGCTATCCTATGAAGGGGCTAAAGAACAATATCCATTGATGCTGCCTGTGGAAGAAGCCCGCAAAAAAGTGAAGCTCATAAAGCTTGCGATCGAGGAATTGGGAACGGTCAATCTAGGTGCGATCGAGGAATACGCTC
This genomic stretch from Peribacillus muralis harbors:
- the rnc gene encoding ribonuclease III, encoding MRRNGNNRKPSIKDNKFKQLQESLGFHFQDENLLKQAFTHSSYVNEHRRKPYEDNERLEFLGDAVLELTISKYLYEKYPMMSEGELTKLRAAIVCEPSLVAFANRLSYGEYVLLGKGEEMTGGRERPAMLADVFEAYIGALYLDQGLESVVKFLNNVVFPKIDEGAFSHVMDYKSQLQELIQRDAIGVLQYKILQEKGPAHNREFVSTVSLNGEELGSGIGKSKKEAEQHAAEHALIVLKEKKSTR
- the smc gene encoding chromosome segregation protein SMC codes for the protein MFLKRLDVVGFKSFAEKISIDFVPGVTAVVGPNGSGKSNVTDAVRWVLGEQSAKSLRGAKMEDIIFSGSDTRKALNFAEVSLTLDNETNSLPIDFHEVSVTRRVYRSGESEFFINNQGCRLKDIIDLFMDSGLGREAFSIISQGKVEEILSSKAEERRVIFEEAAGVLKYKTRKRKAESKLTETQDNLNRVHDILHELEGQVEPLKIQSSLAKEFLEKKDELEQIEVALTVFEIEELYGKWEKLSHDLEKHNEMEQQMAGQLHDREAHLKKLRDNLATLEISINELQEILLNASEELEKLEGRKEVLKERKKNAAQNKSQLEKAIVEGETIVERLSVQQQSEMEILHSLNSEVKGIQEILHEKQKSLGLFNSDIEAMIEAKKSDYIEWLNKQATAKNEKQYLLQQLTQQEHKNAKLDMENEKFLTERMDITAKKMEYSARMDDVTKQLEEHISVFRNQQNKLDAAKDMYQKQETTLYKAYQFLQQAKSRKELLEEMEEDYAGFFQGVKEVLKAKETLKGIEGAVAELIKVPKEYETAIETALGGAMQHVVVEREEHARVAISFLKKNRFGRATFLPLSVIKAREIPSSQLSMLKSHAAFVGTGSSLIQYEARHAAIAENLLGTVIITTDLKGANDLAKMMQHRFRFVTLEGDIVNPGGSMTGGALKQKTTSLLSRKTELEELHQKLSAMEAKTNQLEKQVKQLKVDVGVQEQTLEQTRKTGENLRLQEQTLKGELREVELQERNVNDRLHLYDLDKNSYMEEQQQKTARLEELEELLTSCKTEIEALDRLILDMTEQKQSQQSSKESLAEETNELKVTLASMRVQLQNQKEKMERIDSDLEKETSRLAENKDDLGLLTNEMTDSSSGEETLEDMAQQKLHDKNEAIDGIAINKQEKNELLSQIETLELTLKEENRVYKGVIEVIKDEEVKLTRLDMELENRLDHLREEYTLSYEGAKEQYPLMLPVEEARKKVKLIKLAIEELGTVNLGAIEEYARVAERYEFLLSQKDDLQQAKDTLFQVIDEMDDEMKRRFSDTFYSIREQFEQVFKALFGGGRAELKLTNPDDLLHTGVDIIAQPPGKKLQNLSLLSGGERALTAIALLFSILKVRPVPFCILDEVEAALDEANVVRFSQFLRKFSRETQFIVITHRKGTMEEADVLYGITMQESGVSKLVSVRMEESENFIEV